A genome region from Labilibaculum antarcticum includes the following:
- a CDS encoding lysophospholipid acyltransferase family protein, producing the protein MIKILSYILSSIFYILFLLLLVIFHPIQVICHKLFGYQAHKNSVDILNFFLMRVVVFLGVRIASLPKTNLPTDRPLIIISNHQGVYDIPSIVWIFRKHHPKFISKKELSKNIPSVSYNLRHSGAALIDRKNRAQAIPEIYKLGELIARNNYAASIFPEGTRSKTGIVKEFKAGGIEALLKAAPNALLVPFVIDGNYKLEEKGMFPLCLGAKVKYKVLDPIEPANYTAIELTQMVEALIKKELNQ; encoded by the coding sequence ATGATCAAGATCTTATCTTATATTCTCAGTTCTATATTTTACATCCTATTTTTGCTTTTGCTGGTTATTTTTCATCCAATACAGGTAATCTGTCACAAGTTGTTTGGTTATCAGGCTCATAAGAATTCGGTAGATATTTTAAACTTTTTTTTAATGCGTGTGGTTGTATTCTTAGGCGTTCGCATTGCTTCTTTACCAAAAACAAACTTGCCGACTGACCGACCTTTAATTATCATTTCCAACCATCAGGGAGTATACGATATTCCTTCCATTGTCTGGATTTTCAGAAAACACCACCCCAAGTTCATTTCAAAAAAGGAATTGTCTAAAAACATTCCGAGTGTGTCTTATAATCTTCGTCATTCGGGGGCGGCTTTAATCGATAGAAAGAACAGAGCTCAGGCAATACCCGAAATATATAAGCTGGGCGAATTGATTGCTAGAAACAACTATGCTGCCAGTATCTTTCCGGAAGGGACAAGAAGCAAAACCGGAATTGTAAAGGAGTTTAAAGCGGGTGGGATAGAAGCATTACTTAAAGCTGCGCCAAATGCATTACTAGTTCCTTTTGTAATTGATGGCAACTATAAACTTGAAGAAAAAGGAATGTTCCCATTGTGTTTGGGAGCAAAGGTGAAGTATAAGGTTTTAGACCCAATTG